cgctataaatcattgtaattttactgagacctcgaggaaatggatcatgcgcttatgggcgtccttgacaacaaatacaagtgcacttgcgaggaacccactacgctataaatcattgtaatttttgagaagtagggcagcaggcactgtgccatttttcgccattctacggagatccgtggtacctgctaaacgcgtgtaaggcattatgcgcactttgttgatgctgtgcctgatgacgatgaagaaatatggcagatccctttgtaatgggttggaagcattcaacaagctactcgttgcgcaattcgcattgtgtgacgcctggttacagaattcgcgttgtgcgacgcttggtgcttattttactcttctaccacgctatattgcatatgctaatgtggttccttcccgacatgaagcctgtataggacctttttgcaaagcagtttcgagcaacGGCATAGCTCAGACGACGTTCCGAACGgttgcgtctttcatgttctccgCTTCAAAGGATTCATCGGCCTTAGGCCGAGGTGCTGCTCAGGCCTCAGCTAGCAGTAATGACTACCGTGTTGTGCTTCCCCGCCTGCCTTCCGGTAAGCTGGTCGTCAACTCCGTTTTTCTACATGCAGACTTAGCTGGTCGCCCATACCGGGCTCAGGACTTCAGAGACGCCCTTCGGGATGTCATCGACATAAAGGAAATCAGTTCTATAGGCCAGTTTCAAATGTCACACGTGTGGATGGTAACGTGCAAGTCAACGCTAACGAAAACAAAGCTTGTGACACGTAGTGAACTCTTCGTAAAAAGCCGGCGATGCCTTGTAATCGACCCGGAACCCACAGAAGTGAAGATGAAGCTTCTATGGCTTCCCGAACATTTGGAGGATGCCTACATTCGAGAGGCGCTACAGGCTTTCGGGAAAGTCAGGACAATAACGATGGAAAACTGGAAAGTGGCAGACATGGAAGAAATGCGGACTCTTAATCGTGATGTGGTATTGTCCCTCGCCGATGGAGTTCGAGTGGGTGACATTCCACACCTTCTTACTGTCTGTGGAGTTCAGAGCCTCATACTGATTCCTGGTCGCCCGCCACTTTGTCTACGTTGTAACAAGGTTGGACACATCCGTCGCAACTGCAGAACTCCCCGCTGCGATGACTGTCGACGCTTCGGTCATGCCACCGAGGACTGCGTGGTGACGTACGCTAACAAATTACGGCAACGCACGCAGCAACAAGAGGATAGCTTACAAGAACATATTATGGATgccacggaggttttggatgCGACAGGCGACTCTCCGGCTACAACCGATGCGGATGGATTGAGCAAAATGCCCCCTGAAGGCACGCGAAAATTGCACCCTGATACGGCTGCGGGAAGTGCCACGTGCGAAGTAACAAGAGACCCATCCAAACAGCAGCCCAAAGGTAACTTTGAGAAGCCTGAGGCAAAGGAGGTAGTCCCTGCGAAGAAGGCGGTTG
This window of the Rhipicephalus sanguineus isolate Rsan-2018 chromosome 2, BIME_Rsan_1.4, whole genome shotgun sequence genome carries:
- the LOC119381587 gene encoding uncharacterized protein LOC119381587, with translation MFSASKDSSALGRGAAQASASSNDYRVVLPRLPSGKLVVNSVFLHADLAGRPYRAQDFRDALRDVIDIKEISSIGQFQMSHVWMVTCKSTLTKTKLVTRSELFVKSRRCLVIDPEPTEVKMKLLWLPEHLEDAYIREALQAFGKVRTITMENWKVADMEEMRTLNRDVVLSLADGVRVGDIPHLLTVCGVQSLILIPGRPPLCLRCNKVGHIRRNCRTPRCDDCRRFGHATEDCVVTYANKLRQRTQQQEDSLQEHIMDATEVLDATGDSPATTDADGLSKMPPEGTRKLHPDTAAGSATCEVTRDPSKQQPKGNFEKPEAKEVVPAKKAVEDIPLACSSVPQQPFHHGAVSEDDMQGSPEATIPKRRATSYSSESSKDSDTASVNRKPRRRRTSKHKGKCRRSRSRRPGGGSREASPSSSRTDHMGQ